From a single Streptomyces liliifuscus genomic region:
- a CDS encoding Atu4866 domain-containing protein yields MTTRTSTNDDTSRDPHPYVGMWVTADGHIRQELLPNGRYDEARGGRRSAYTGSYTVTGSHIDYVDDIGFTATGDVRDGVLYHEHLVLYREETPGHDGTRQS; encoded by the coding sequence ATGACCACGAGAACGAGCACGAACGACGACACGTCCCGCGATCCGCACCCGTACGTCGGGATGTGGGTGACCGCCGACGGCCACATCCGTCAGGAACTGCTGCCCAACGGCCGCTACGACGAGGCCCGCGGCGGGCGGCGGAGCGCGTACACCGGCAGTTACACCGTGACCGGCAGCCATATCGACTACGTCGACGACATCGGCTTCACGGCCACGGGCGATGTCCGCGACGGGGTGCTGTACCACGAGCATCTGGTGCTCTACCGGGAAGAGACTCCGGGGCACGACGGGACGCGGCAGAGCTGA
- a CDS encoding sensor histidine kinase produces MARAIPLRKRLLVRLLITSVLIAICSVAATAWLAVETTTRAIQEEQGQVLTEDMDILRQLSGYAATHRDWSGVGKTVRALSDRTGRRIALTAPDRTPIADSETRTTALPPRAAAAVDPLHTDTFTEPGAQRTGIDPRAVGPFRLPRAERERVRLLAEKRRACFSSNGVETGITQMPSGRSVLVDEAGTVDGGQVPTPCADGVLNTPTATEEKALAQLNTYAGDCLKHVGGKFPSLFAVTVDFTDRSMLTRYLGRKAETGIDTTRDQDKKAQECVGRARRQQLEPFVAPAAELFLGRGDSAVPHFDMSAANKAKVMGVAGLVLALTVAVTVLVATRLVRPLRALTHAAQQPPEQHVRVPVTTQDETGILAVAFNDLTERRERMEVQRKAMVADIAHELRTPLTNIRGWLEVTRDGVVDPDPELLASLHDEAVVLQRVIDDLQDLAAADAGTLRLHREPVRADELLEQVVAAHRVAAEAAGVRLRTAVDGSTGPDGGDGTPWLDADPVRMRQALGNLVSNAIRHTPADGTITLSSRHRDDEVVFEVADTGSGIAPEDLPSVFERFWRAEKSRSRRTGGSGLGLSIVRQLVTAHGGTVTVTSELGTGSVFTLRLPDARRPVVRHR; encoded by the coding sequence ATGGCCCGCGCGATACCGCTGCGCAAGAGGTTGTTGGTCCGGCTGCTGATCACATCGGTGCTGATCGCCATCTGTTCCGTGGCGGCGACGGCCTGGCTGGCGGTGGAGACCACGACCCGGGCGATCCAGGAGGAGCAGGGGCAGGTACTGACCGAGGACATGGACATCCTGCGGCAGTTGAGCGGATACGCGGCCACCCATCGCGACTGGTCCGGCGTCGGGAAGACCGTCCGCGCGCTGTCGGACAGGACCGGGCGGCGCATCGCCCTGACGGCCCCCGACCGCACACCGATCGCGGACTCCGAGACGCGGACCACGGCCCTGCCGCCCAGGGCCGCCGCCGCGGTGGATCCCCTGCACACCGACACCTTCACCGAGCCCGGAGCACAGCGGACCGGCATCGACCCGCGCGCGGTGGGTCCGTTCCGGCTGCCGCGCGCGGAGCGTGAGCGCGTACGGCTGCTGGCCGAGAAGCGCCGGGCCTGCTTCTCGAGCAACGGCGTCGAGACCGGCATCACTCAAATGCCCAGCGGCCGCTCCGTTCTCGTCGACGAGGCGGGCACCGTGGACGGAGGCCAGGTACCGACGCCGTGCGCCGACGGAGTGCTCAACACCCCGACCGCGACGGAGGAGAAGGCCCTGGCGCAACTCAACACGTACGCCGGGGACTGCCTGAAGCACGTCGGCGGGAAGTTCCCCTCGCTCTTCGCCGTCACGGTCGACTTCACGGACCGGTCCATGCTCACGCGCTACCTCGGCCGGAAAGCGGAGACGGGCATCGACACGACCCGTGACCAGGACAAGAAGGCGCAGGAGTGCGTCGGCCGTGCCCGGCGTCAGCAACTGGAGCCCTTTGTCGCGCCGGCCGCAGAACTGTTCCTCGGCCGCGGCGACAGCGCCGTCCCGCACTTCGACATGTCGGCCGCCAACAAGGCCAAGGTCATGGGTGTCGCCGGCCTCGTCCTCGCCCTCACGGTGGCCGTGACGGTGCTGGTCGCCACCCGGCTCGTACGGCCGCTGCGCGCGCTGACGCACGCCGCCCAGCAGCCGCCGGAGCAGCATGTGCGCGTACCCGTGACCACCCAGGACGAGACGGGCATCCTGGCCGTCGCGTTCAACGACCTGACCGAGCGCCGCGAACGCATGGAGGTGCAGCGCAAGGCGATGGTCGCCGACATCGCCCATGAACTGCGCACCCCGCTCACCAACATCCGCGGCTGGCTGGAGGTGACCCGGGACGGCGTCGTGGACCCCGACCCCGAACTGCTCGCCTCCCTGCACGACGAGGCGGTCGTCCTCCAGCGGGTCATCGACGACCTCCAGGACCTCGCGGCCGCCGACGCGGGCACGCTCAGGCTGCATCGCGAGCCGGTCCGCGCCGACGAACTGCTCGAACAGGTCGTCGCGGCGCACCGGGTGGCGGCCGAGGCGGCGGGAGTCCGGCTGCGCACGGCCGTGGACGGCTCGACGGGCCCGGACGGCGGCGACGGCACACCATGGCTCGACGCCGATCCGGTCCGGATGCGGCAGGCGTTGGGCAACCTGGTCTCCAACGCGATTCGCCACACGCCGGCCGACGGCACGATCACGCTCTCCTCCCGTCACCGGGACGACGAGGTCGTCTTCGAAGTTGCCGACACCGGCAGCGGTATCGCCCCGGAGGATCTGCCCAGCGTCTTCGAACGGTTCTGGCGCGCGGAGAAGTCCCGCAGCCGGCGCACGGGCGGCAGCGGACTGGGTCTGTCGATCGTGCGTCAACTCGTCACGGCCCACGGCGGTACGGTGACGGTCACCAGCGAACTGGGCACAGGGTCGGTCTTCACTCTGAGACTCCCCGACGCACGCCGACCGGTGGTCCGCCACCGTTGA
- a CDS encoding response regulator transcription factor, which produces MCAHVMVAEDDEKQAELIRRSLLSEGHTATVVHDGGAALEAARQRRPDLVVLDLMLPVIDGFGVCRALRQDDDIPVLMLTARSTEEDVLLGLELGADDYMTKPYSPRELMARIRTVLRRSGRQAAGHREDPVVRAAGIAVDPLRHEVMCDGSPVDCTPAEYEILLAMAAEPERVFSRQQLLHRTRGIDRASTERAVDVHIMNLRRKIEADPRRPVRLLTVFGVGYKLSGDR; this is translated from the coding sequence GTGTGCGCACATGTGATGGTTGCCGAGGACGACGAGAAGCAGGCGGAGCTGATACGCCGCTCCCTGTTGAGCGAGGGCCACACCGCGACCGTGGTCCACGACGGCGGGGCCGCCCTGGAGGCGGCCCGGCAGCGTCGGCCCGACCTCGTCGTGCTGGACCTGATGCTCCCGGTGATCGACGGCTTCGGCGTGTGCCGGGCGCTGCGCCAGGACGACGACATCCCCGTCCTCATGCTCACCGCACGCTCCACGGAGGAGGACGTGCTGCTCGGCCTCGAACTCGGCGCGGACGACTACATGACCAAGCCGTACAGCCCGCGCGAACTGATGGCCCGCATCCGTACCGTCCTGCGCCGCAGCGGACGCCAGGCTGCCGGGCACCGCGAGGACCCGGTCGTACGGGCCGCCGGGATCGCCGTGGATCCCCTGCGGCACGAGGTGATGTGCGACGGATCGCCGGTGGACTGCACCCCGGCCGAGTACGAGATCCTCCTGGCCATGGCCGCCGAGCCGGAACGGGTCTTCTCCCGGCAGCAGTTGCTGCACCGCACCCGGGGCATCGACCGGGCCTCGACCGAACGGGCGGTCGACGTGCACATCATGAACCTGCGCAGGAAGATCGAGGCGGATCCGCGCAGACCGGTGCGGCTGCTGACCGTCTTCGGCGTGGGCTACAAGCTCAGCGGGGACCGCTGA
- a CDS encoding L,D-transpeptidase family protein — protein sequence MITTTHGAVRRPVAVLAVSLVLVGCGGGGAATTPDQRPGTTSVNGSTAAPPAPAPHVALSVAPQQLPGLGPKTWAKVPRKTRQALVVTGRDRNSSISTVVLYERTAAGWRAGTTWPAHNALKGWTDHHRAGDLRSPIGVYALTDAGGLRPDPGTSLPYDRSGGFRIGGTGFEGEPLAGSFDYVVAINYNRQAGTTPLDWTRPLGAGRGGGIWVHVDHDGPTQGCVSLRKNHMKELLRALDPDRDPVVVMGDAAALRR from the coding sequence ATGATCACAACCACACACGGTGCCGTGCGCCGCCCCGTCGCCGTTCTGGCCGTCTCGCTCGTCCTCGTCGGCTGCGGTGGCGGAGGAGCGGCGACGACGCCGGATCAGAGGCCCGGAACGACGTCGGTGAACGGCAGTACGGCCGCGCCACCCGCCCCCGCACCTCATGTCGCCCTGAGCGTGGCACCTCAGCAACTGCCCGGACTGGGCCCGAAGACGTGGGCCAAGGTGCCCCGGAAGACCCGTCAGGCCCTGGTGGTGACGGGCCGGGACAGGAACTCGTCGATCTCCACCGTGGTGCTGTACGAGCGGACGGCGGCCGGCTGGCGGGCCGGGACCACGTGGCCCGCGCACAACGCCCTCAAGGGTTGGACCGACCACCACCGGGCGGGAGACCTCCGCTCACCCATCGGCGTCTACGCGCTCACGGACGCGGGCGGCCTGCGCCCGGACCCGGGTACGAGCCTCCCGTACGACCGGTCCGGCGGCTTCAGGATCGGCGGTACGGGCTTCGAGGGCGAGCCCCTGGCCGGCTCGTTCGACTACGTGGTCGCGATCAACTACAACCGCCAGGCCGGCACCACACCGCTGGACTGGACCCGCCCCCTCGGAGCCGGCCGGGGCGGCGGCATCTGGGTGCACGTCGACCACGACGGCCCCACCCAGGGCTGCGTCAGCCTTCGGAAGAACCACATGAAGGAGCTGCTGCGCGCCCTCGACCCCGATCGCGATCCCGTGGTCGTCATGGGCGACGCGGCCGCACTCAGACGCTGA
- a CDS encoding endo-1,4-beta-xylanase translates to MITRTSTDPTAAPPPRQSRARRALVLGMAGLLAAVGVTTLAGTAEAAGTLGAAAAEKGRYFGAAVAANHLGEAPYASTLNTEFNSATPENEMKWDAVESTRNSFTYGPADQIVNHAQSRGMKVRGHTLVWHSQLPGWVGGLGAADLRTAMNNHITQVMQHYKGKIHSWDVVNEAFQDGSSGARRSSPFQDKLGNGFIEEAFRTARAADPAAKLCYNDYNTDGVNAKSNAVYNLVRDFKARGVPIDCVGFQSHFNSASPVPGDYRANLQRFADLGVDVQITELDIEGSGTAQANSYTTVVNACLGVSRCTGITVWGVTDKYSWRASGTPLLFDNNYAKKPAYNAVLTALGGTGSGGGGGGAACTVSYSRTDDWSDRYNGKVTVTAGGAAISTWTVTVTVTSPQKVSTTWNGTPSWDAGGNVMTMKPNGNGTLAAGASTSFGFTVMKNGNSSTPSVGSCTAS, encoded by the coding sequence ATGATCACCCGTACCTCCACAGATCCCACGGCAGCCCCTCCGCCGCGGCAGTCCCGCGCCCGAAGAGCCCTGGTGCTCGGCATGGCGGGCCTGCTCGCCGCGGTCGGCGTCACCACTCTCGCGGGGACGGCCGAGGCCGCCGGCACGCTCGGCGCCGCGGCGGCGGAGAAGGGCCGCTACTTCGGCGCCGCGGTCGCGGCCAACCACCTGGGCGAGGCCCCGTACGCCTCGACGCTCAATACGGAGTTCAACTCGGCGACTCCGGAGAACGAGATGAAGTGGGACGCGGTCGAAAGCACCCGCAACTCCTTCACCTACGGCCCCGCCGACCAGATCGTCAATCACGCCCAGAGCCGGGGCATGAAGGTGCGCGGGCACACGCTCGTGTGGCACTCCCAACTGCCCGGCTGGGTCGGCGGGCTCGGCGCCGCCGACCTCAGGACAGCGATGAACAACCACATCACGCAGGTCATGCAGCACTACAAGGGCAAAATCCACTCGTGGGACGTCGTCAACGAGGCCTTCCAGGACGGCAGTAGCGGCGCCCGGCGCAGTTCGCCCTTCCAGGACAAGCTCGGCAACGGCTTCATCGAGGAGGCGTTCCGCACCGCCCGCGCCGCCGATCCCGCGGCCAAGCTCTGCTACAACGACTACAACACCGACGGGGTCAACGCGAAGAGCAACGCCGTCTACAACCTGGTGCGGGACTTCAAGGCGCGCGGTGTACCCATCGACTGCGTGGGCTTCCAGTCCCACTTCAACAGCGCGTCCCCGGTGCCCGGCGACTACCGCGCGAACCTGCAGCGCTTCGCCGACCTCGGTGTCGACGTACAGATCACCGAGCTGGACATCGAGGGCTCCGGTACGGCGCAGGCCAACAGCTACACCACCGTGGTCAACGCCTGTCTGGGCGTGTCCCGTTGCACCGGCATCACCGTCTGGGGCGTCACGGACAAGTACTCCTGGCGGGCCAGTGGCACTCCCCTGCTGTTCGACAACAACTACGCCAAGAAGCCTGCCTACAACGCCGTGCTCACCGCGCTCGGCGGCACCGGGTCCGGCGGCGGCGGTGGAGGTGCCGCCTGCACGGTGTCGTACAGCAGGACGGACGACTGGAGCGACCGCTACAACGGCAAGGTGACCGTGACCGCGGGCGGTGCGGCGATCAGCACCTGGACGGTGACCGTCACGGTGACCTCTCCACAGAAGGTCTCCACGACCTGGAACGGCACACCGAGCTGGGACGCCGGCGGCAACGTCATGACGATGAAGCCGAACGGCAACGGCACTCTGGCCGCCGGGGCGTCGACGAGCTTCGGGTTCACCGTCATGAAGAACGGCAACTCCTCGACCCCCTCGGTCGGTTCCTGCACCGCGTCCTGA
- a CDS encoding S1 family peptidase — MRTGLSALLIVGAWATFAAGPASAAGAPEPTRTSGAPASAGLLDAMQRDFGLTKTQAEARLAAEKTATAVESEARRAAGAAYGGSWFDAKSGKLTVAVTAGAAKAAVNSVRETGATVRTVKHSAKQLAAAKARIDKLAAPEGVSNWYVDAKASSVVVAVVAAQRADNDVRKFLSKARAAGPVTVEEAASAPETFAAGTVGGDPFYTGNVRCSIGFSVHGGFVTAGHCGGAGQGVSGWDRSYIGNIQGSSFPGNDYAWVNVGSGWWTVPVVLGWGTIPDRLVRGSNEAPVGSSICRSGSTTHWHCGTVLAKNETVNYSQGAVHQMTKTSVCAEPGDSGGSFISGDQAQGVTSGGWGNCSGGGETWYQPINEILSRYGLTLHTA; from the coding sequence ATGCGCACAGGCCTGTCCGCACTCCTCATCGTCGGCGCCTGGGCAACCTTCGCCGCCGGACCCGCCTCTGCCGCCGGCGCCCCCGAACCCACCCGTACCTCCGGCGCTCCGGCCTCCGCCGGTCTCCTCGACGCCATGCAGCGCGACTTCGGCCTGACGAAGACCCAGGCCGAAGCGCGGCTCGCGGCCGAGAAGACCGCGACGGCGGTCGAGTCGGAGGCACGCCGCGCGGCGGGAGCCGCGTACGGCGGTTCCTGGTTCGACGCCAAGAGCGGGAAGTTGACCGTCGCCGTCACGGCCGGCGCCGCCAAGGCCGCCGTCAACTCCGTACGGGAGACCGGCGCGACCGTCCGTACCGTCAAGCACAGCGCGAAGCAGCTCGCCGCGGCGAAGGCACGCATCGACAAGCTGGCCGCACCCGAAGGCGTCAGCAACTGGTACGTCGATGCCAAGGCGAGCTCGGTCGTCGTGGCCGTCGTCGCCGCGCAGCGTGCTGACAACGATGTCCGAAAGTTCCTCTCCAAGGCCCGTGCGGCGGGTCCCGTCACCGTCGAAGAGGCCGCCTCGGCGCCCGAGACCTTCGCCGCCGGGACGGTCGGCGGCGACCCCTTCTACACCGGCAACGTCCGCTGTTCCATCGGCTTCTCGGTCCACGGCGGGTTCGTCACCGCGGGCCACTGCGGCGGGGCGGGACAGGGCGTCAGCGGCTGGGACCGCTCCTACATAGGCAACATCCAGGGCTCCTCGTTCCCGGGCAACGACTACGCCTGGGTCAACGTCGGAAGCGGCTGGTGGACCGTACCGGTCGTACTCGGCTGGGGCACCATCCCCGACCGGCTCGTCCGCGGGTCCAACGAGGCGCCCGTCGGTTCCTCCATCTGCCGGTCGGGATCGACCACGCACTGGCACTGCGGCACGGTTCTCGCCAAGAACGAGACCGTCAACTACAGCCAGGGCGCGGTGCATCAGATGACCAAGACCAGCGTCTGCGCGGAACCGGGCGACTCCGGCGGTTCCTTCATCAGCGGCGACCAGGCTCAGGGCGTCACCTCCGGCGGCTGGGGCAACTGCTCCGGCGGCGGTGAGACCTGGTACCAGCCCATCAACGAGATCCTGAGCCGGTACGGCCTCACGCTCCACACGGCCTGA
- a CDS encoding GH92 family glycosyl hydrolase: protein MVLGSTGVARRFGRRAAALALTTALAAALPGPVSSAADAPDTPAHPTAYVDPLIGTTNGGNTYPGATLPYGMIAWSPTSTRGDQTSTGAANGYEYNATRLRGLSLTHVNGAGCNPGAAGDVPIMPFVGDVTSSPSADTTDSVYAANFSHADERAVPGRYSVGLDSGARADLAVSKRAGVADFTFPADKPANLLFRVSNSLNGSEDAHVEIDRAKRKVSGWVLTGAFCGRRANGGVNNRKSYYRLYFSASFDRAFSTTGTWKDGTLSPGATSGGGGEGYATGADRAGRGSGGWVGFDTSSDNDVRMRLGISYVSQAGAETNLRKEIAPRAGVDQVAAAGTRAWDRELRSVRVGGGSTAQRTAFYTALYHSLMQPNLVSDTDGRYPGMDGKPHRVERGQGAQYSNFSGWDQYRAQIQLLALLKPRIAGDFAQSLYNFARQNGGVWDRWVHINGPTHVMTGDPTAATLATFYAMGVRNFDYRGAFDSLARQATVPHPDGLSDAGCPGQCTGQRPNLAQYLTSQYAAQDVCHCWGGAAETLEDSVADDALGRWAKLLGLDEQAAQFAERGGWWRNVFNPGATNGAGTTGYIQARNLDGSWVTPFSPGSDRGFAQGTSATYTWMVPQDVQGLAEAMGGRETAARRLDAFFHKPDGSWSVKGGDALRYDPTNEPGIHAPWLYNALGQPWKTQATVRQILDTVYGTGPAGLPGNDDLGTMSAWYVFSALGLYPQTPGSGNLLLGAPLFPYAVVDRPGGGDIVIDAPLADAGHPYVDAVRLNGRAHDRSWTDGGLLRTGGKLGFSLAAEPNTRWATAPAGLPR, encoded by the coding sequence ATGGTCCTCGGATCCACAGGTGTGGCGCGGAGGTTCGGCCGAAGAGCCGCCGCTCTCGCGCTGACCACCGCGCTCGCCGCCGCACTGCCCGGCCCGGTCTCCTCCGCGGCCGACGCCCCCGACACACCGGCCCACCCCACGGCGTACGTCGATCCGCTCATCGGCACGACGAACGGGGGCAACACCTATCCGGGTGCCACCCTCCCGTACGGCATGATCGCCTGGTCCCCGACCAGCACCCGGGGCGACCAGACGAGCACGGGCGCCGCCAACGGCTACGAGTACAACGCGACCCGGCTGCGCGGGCTGAGCCTCACGCATGTGAACGGCGCGGGCTGCAACCCGGGGGCCGCGGGCGACGTACCGATCATGCCGTTCGTCGGGGACGTCACCTCGTCGCCGTCGGCCGACACCACGGACTCCGTCTACGCCGCGAACTTCTCGCACGCCGACGAGCGGGCCGTGCCGGGGCGCTACTCCGTGGGGCTCGACTCCGGTGCCCGCGCGGACCTCGCCGTGTCGAAGCGCGCGGGCGTCGCCGACTTCACGTTCCCCGCCGACAAGCCCGCCAACCTGCTCTTCCGGGTCTCCAACTCGCTCAACGGCAGCGAGGACGCCCATGTCGAGATCGACCGGGCCAAGCGCAAGGTGAGCGGGTGGGTGCTGACCGGCGCGTTCTGCGGACGGCGCGCCAACGGCGGCGTCAACAACCGCAAGAGCTACTACCGGCTCTACTTCAGCGCCTCGTTCGACCGCGCGTTCTCGACCACGGGTACGTGGAAGGACGGCACCCTCTCCCCCGGCGCCACCTCGGGCGGAGGCGGCGAGGGCTACGCCACGGGCGCCGACCGCGCGGGCCGCGGTTCCGGCGGCTGGGTCGGCTTCGACACCAGTTCTGACAACGATGTCCGCATGCGGCTCGGGATCTCGTACGTGAGCCAGGCGGGTGCGGAAACCAACCTCCGCAAGGAGATCGCGCCGCGGGCGGGCGTCGACCAGGTGGCCGCGGCCGGGACACGCGCCTGGGACCGCGAGCTGCGTTCCGTGCGCGTCGGCGGCGGCAGTACGGCCCAGCGCACCGCCTTCTACACCGCGCTCTACCACTCGCTCATGCAGCCGAACCTGGTCAGCGACACCGACGGCCGCTATCCGGGAATGGACGGCAAGCCGCATCGCGTCGAGCGCGGGCAAGGCGCGCAGTACAGCAACTTCTCCGGCTGGGACCAATACAGGGCGCAGATACAGCTGCTCGCCCTCCTGAAGCCGCGCATCGCCGGGGACTTCGCCCAGTCCCTCTACAACTTCGCGCGGCAGAACGGCGGGGTGTGGGACCGCTGGGTGCACATCAACGGCCCGACCCATGTGATGACCGGCGACCCGACGGCGGCCACCCTCGCGACCTTCTATGCCATGGGGGTCCGCAACTTCGACTACCGCGGTGCCTTCGACTCCCTGGCCCGCCAGGCCACCGTGCCGCACCCCGACGGGCTCTCCGACGCGGGCTGCCCCGGCCAGTGCACCGGCCAACGGCCCAACCTCGCCCAGTACTTGACCTCGCAGTACGCGGCGCAGGACGTCTGCCACTGCTGGGGCGGTGCCGCCGAGACCCTGGAGGACTCGGTCGCCGACGACGCACTGGGCCGCTGGGCCAAGCTGCTGGGCCTCGACGAGCAGGCCGCGCAGTTCGCCGAGCGGGGCGGCTGGTGGCGCAACGTCTTCAACCCGGGGGCCACCAACGGCGCGGGTACCACCGGCTACATCCAGGCCCGCAACCTCGACGGTTCATGGGTCACGCCGTTCAGCCCGGGCAGCGACCGCGGTTTCGCGCAGGGCACGAGCGCCACGTACACGTGGATGGTGCCGCAGGACGTCCAGGGGCTCGCCGAGGCGATGGGCGGACGCGAGACGGCCGCGCGCCGGCTCGACGCCTTCTTCCACAAGCCCGACGGCTCCTGGTCGGTGAAGGGCGGCGACGCCCTGCGGTACGACCCGACCAACGAGCCCGGTATCCACGCCCCCTGGCTCTACAACGCGCTCGGCCAGCCGTGGAAGACCCAGGCGACGGTCCGGCAGATCCTCGACACCGTGTACGGCACCGGACCGGCCGGGCTGCCCGGCAACGACGACCTCGGGACCATGTCCGCCTGGTACGTCTTCTCGGCCCTCGGCCTCTATCCGCAGACCCCGGGCAGCGGCAACCTGCTGCTGGGCGCGCCGCTCTTCCCGTACGCGGTGGTCGACCGGCCCGGTGGCGGTGACATCGTCATCGACGCGCCCCTGGCGGACGCCGGGCATCCGTACGTCGACGCGGTCCGTCTCAACGGCCGCGCGCACGACCGTTCCTGGACGGACGGCGGCCTGCTGCGGACCGGCGGCAAGCTCGGGTTCAGTCTCGCGGCGGAGCCGAACACCCGGTGGGCGACCGCGCCCGCCGGACTGCCCCGCTGA
- a CDS encoding DUF1206 domain-containing protein has product MNASTMTRGGRAGKRKAAPAIEGAARAGFTARGVIYLLVGLLALQIAFGGSGKQADQGGALQEVAGKPFGGTVLWALGVGLVGMALWRLSETVFGAAGPDGGKAKKRLTSAARAVFYGFVAYTVLSFAAGSGGSGSSDGKSKDATARAMDLPAGQWLVAAAGVGILCAGVWMVVQAARRKYHKHMRLGEMSHRVRRTVDVTGVGGGVARGLVFAVAGGFALRAAVEYEPDKAKGMDDTLRSFTETPVGPWLLVFIAVGLMLFGLFSFAMARYRKV; this is encoded by the coding sequence ATGAACGCAAGCACGATGACGCGAGGCGGCCGGGCGGGGAAACGAAAGGCCGCCCCCGCGATCGAGGGCGCTGCCCGGGCAGGTTTCACCGCACGCGGTGTGATCTACCTGCTGGTGGGCCTGCTGGCGCTGCAGATCGCCTTCGGCGGCAGCGGGAAGCAGGCTGATCAGGGGGGCGCGCTCCAGGAGGTCGCCGGGAAGCCCTTCGGCGGGACCGTGCTCTGGGCGCTCGGCGTCGGGCTGGTCGGGATGGCGCTCTGGCGGCTGTCCGAAACGGTCTTCGGCGCGGCGGGCCCCGACGGCGGCAAGGCCAAGAAGAGGCTGACGTCCGCGGCACGAGCCGTGTTCTACGGCTTCGTCGCCTACACCGTGCTCTCCTTCGCCGCCGGTTCCGGAGGAAGCGGATCGAGCGACGGGAAGTCCAAGGACGCGACGGCCAGGGCCATGGACCTGCCCGCCGGACAGTGGCTCGTGGCCGCGGCGGGCGTGGGCATCCTCTGCGCGGGTGTGTGGATGGTGGTGCAGGCCGCGCGCCGGAAGTACCACAAGCACATGAGGCTCGGTGAGATGTCGCACCGGGTGCGCCGGACGGTCGACGTGACGGGCGTCGGCGGCGGTGTGGCCCGCGGCCTGGTGTTCGCCGTCGCCGGCGGCTTCGCGCTCCGGGCCGCCGTGGAGTACGAACCGGACAAGGCGAAGGGCATGGACGACACCCTGCGCTCGTTCACCGAGACCCCGGTGGGGCCGTGGCTGCTGGTGTTCATAGCCGTCGGTCTGATGCTCTTCGGGCTGTTCTCGTTCGCCATGGCCAGGTACCGCAAGGTCTGA